Part of the Acidimicrobiia bacterium genome, GCCGCCACTGCCGGTGAAATCAGCAAGGTCCAGTGAGATGCCAGCGATTCTTGGTCGATCAACACCAGGCCCGCCAGCTTCAAGCCGGCGCTCACTGGATTAGCGGCAATGAGAAACGACCCGAGCACTCCATTGGCGGTTACCGCAGGCAACTGACTCGGAGCGGCGAACACGAGCAGCAATCCCACGGCGGCGGCGAGGCTCACCCGGTTGCTCATCGCAACCGCGCTTATGGCCATACCAACGGCCGTGAGCGAAACGCCCACCAGTGACCCGGCGACAACGAGTACGAACATTGCGTCTGCGGCAACGCCGGGGCCCCGAGCCATCGCTATCACATACGGCAAGGCGACCGTGATCCCGGCCATCCACATCGATGAGGCCCCCGCCATCTTCCCGATGACGAGAGCGCGCCGGGATACCGGTGTCACAAGCAGCGCTTCGAGAGTGTCGCGCTCTCTTTCTCCGGATATCGCGTCGGCGCTCACCACCAGGGCGGCCAGTGTGCCGAGACCGATGGCCATCTGGACGACGATTCCAACCGACTCCCGGGCATCGAGCAGATTCAACTGGGCTTCGGAAGCGGCCACGAAGGCCATGATCGACAGGAGCAGGGTGTATCCAAAAAGGACGGTGAGTCCCCTCGCGCTCAACCACAGCACCCGCAACTCGTGGACGGCAATGACGACCCAAGAAACTTGGGGGCGGGAACCAACGGTCATTGCCCGAGCTCCCTATTTGTGAGCGTGAGGAATGCTTCGCTGAGCCGTGCCCCCTGCAACTCCACGCCGCGGACCTCGATTCCGGCTCCTACAAGGAGAGACAGGATCTGATTGGCGTGAGGCTCCGGCTCAACCAGATCGACGTGTATCTCTCCGGGCCTGCTCAGATTCGACTCGGCTCGTGCCACCTGCGGCAGCTTCAGCAATCGGCCGAGAGCCTGCCCGGTCCCGTCCGGAGCCACGGCGATCCTCATCCGGCTGCCGATCCCGGCCGTCTCGATTACGTCGGACACGGTCCCCAGAGCCACCACACTGCCCCGGTCGAGAATAGCGACGCGGTCGCAGACTCTCTCGACGTCGTCCAAGTGGTGGCTGCACAAGACAACGCCTGCGCCGTTGGTCGCGACGGCCGAGGTGAGATGAGAGAGGACATCCTCCCTTCCAGCCGGATCCAATCCAAGGGTCGGCTCGTCTAGAAACAACACTTGAGGGTCGTTGACCAAAGCCCGGGCAATCCCGAGCCGCTGTCTCATTCCGCGACTGAACGTTGATATCAGCTGGTTCGTGTTTGCGGCGAGCCCGAACTGCCGCAGAAGCGACTCGCCGCGCTCAGCCGATTCGGCCGCACGCATGCCGAACAGTTGCCCGTAGAAACGGAGGTAGTCCAGGGCCGTCTCCGCACCCGGATATCCGTTGCTTTCCGGTAGTACGCCGATCCGGCCTCGCACGGCACCCGGACGATCGAGTGGAATGCCGGCTACCTCCGCACGGCCGGCGGATGGGTCGAGGATGGTAGTGAGCGCTCTCACCACCGAGGTCTTGCCGGCTCCATTTGGTCCGAGGAGTCCGAAGACCTCCCCAGGCTGAACATCAAAGGTCACACGGTCGACGGCAGTGAAGGAGCCGTATTTGACAGTCAGGCCTTCGCAGAGCACCGCCGGGCCAATCCTGCTCATCCGCCCACCCTTTCGACTCGTGGCCAGACCCTTCCCGCTCGAGAGCAGGGAGTGCCGGACTTGCCTCCAGCCGCAGAGCCTACGCCTGAAACCGCCGGAAGAGTCATGCAGGCGAAGTTTTTCTCTTGCGTTGCGGTCTTCCCGCCAGATCGCCGGGCAGAACCCTGATCTGCCCGGCACGCCCGGTCGCTAACACGTAGAGTGGTGGCAGTGGAGCGGCCGGCTCTCCAATCGAGAGCCAAGGAGGTAACGGAATGCGACGTCGTACCGCAGCCCTGCTTGGAGGCGTGTTGGTATTGATAATCTCGGCGTGTGCCGGTGATTCGACACCATTGACAACCGCCCCACCATCGGAGGCCGTACGGCTGGTAGCCAGCAGCCCCTCGACGACTTCTGTCCCTGCTTTACCGGATCCTGGGCCGGTGCGGTCGGACTACGAGGTCTTTGACCCAGACGATTTCGACAACCCCACCGTCATAGACAATGTCTACTTGCCTTGGGTTCCCTGGACACGGCTCGTCTACAAGGGCTTCACCAACGAGGGCGAGCTGATAGAACATCGGGTGGTATACACGGTCACGGATATGACGAA contains:
- a CDS encoding ABC transporter ATP-binding protein — translated: MSRIGPAVLCEGLTVKYGSFTAVDRVTFDVQPGEVFGLLGPNGAGKTSVVRALTTILDPSAGRAEVAGIPLDRPGAVRGRIGVLPESNGYPGAETALDYLRFYGQLFGMRAAESAERGESLLRQFGLAANTNQLISTFSRGMRQRLGIARALVNDPQVLFLDEPTLGLDPAGREDVLSHLTSAVATNGAGVVLCSHHLDDVERVCDRVAILDRGSVVALGTVSDVIETAGIGSRMRIAVAPDGTGQALGRLLKLPQVARAESNLSRPGEIHVDLVEPEPHANQILSLLVGAGIEVRGVELQGARLSEAFLTLTNRELGQ
- a CDS encoding ABC transporter permease subunit; this translates as MTVGSRPQVSWVVIAVHELRVLWLSARGLTVLFGYTLLLSIMAFVAASEAQLNLLDARESVGIVVQMAIGLGTLAALVVSADAISGERERDTLEALLVTPVSRRALVIGKMAGASSMWMAGITVALPYVIAMARGPGVAADAMFVLVVAGSLVGVSLTAVGMAISAVAMSNRVSLAAAVGLLLVFAAPSQLPAVTANGVLGSFLIAANPVSAGLKLAGLVLIDQESLASHWTLLISPAVAAIVLSFVAIRLSSRVRLGGAR